The proteins below come from a single Methylobacterium aquaticum genomic window:
- a CDS encoding type IV secretion system DNA-binding domain-containing protein, whose translation MVDLTSRIGTAPRRSPDKAAFAALKVIATVFPLGLLAVMLWAPPRAHAGRHAPTIDITQILQWFGDSWFDFALELRCAGVLLAAIVAGLFAARQAWTRTPLIERVGVPHHDDPVLHYDVYAARKMQAALDETYGRTSKRGLWLTPGVQLPFEAETQFILVVGDKGSGKSNVVRALATQMAQRGDRMLLHCVKGDVTRAFRQNEAILIAAHHARGWAWDAGRDVAGLAGFMELAAAAIPMSDQPFWALTARAVFVDIGQELALERGTDWTIDDLARRILSDPAEIEARIRQLDLSSSPLIAEGPDGLANTAFGVLATLWSAALSALRPLALAWSDLPPERRFSVRAWLSKDWTGPRAVILQTSPEYDELSRLVSGTLLSRLVSLMSDPAIGIDPDRRVSLVLDEMHSLGRIDGFDQVLALGREKGLVVVGAIQSLGQLKTIYGHEVGAVVQDLFRYRIFSLLSSGESSDTAVSLIGHRFVTWRAANEAPEPNDKRKWILKEGTRPVVSVSTLQGALGVKVVREAIKDKDGKELKPALKEVRGVVTGFKDVYRVAWPTTVWPERQKGYIPAGWLTAPRRLATSAGVSSQAPAASSNNADAS comes from the coding sequence ATGGTCGATCTCACCAGCCGCATCGGCACTGCACCGCGCCGCTCCCCCGACAAGGCCGCATTCGCAGCCCTGAAGGTCATCGCCACGGTGTTTCCTCTCGGACTCCTGGCCGTCATGCTCTGGGCACCGCCTCGGGCGCATGCCGGCCGCCACGCCCCCACCATCGACATCACCCAAATCTTGCAATGGTTCGGTGACAGCTGGTTCGACTTCGCGCTGGAGCTGCGCTGTGCCGGCGTCCTGCTAGCAGCAATCGTGGCCGGCCTTTTCGCTGCCCGGCAGGCCTGGACGCGCACTCCCCTGATCGAGCGGGTCGGCGTACCTCATCACGACGATCCAGTGCTGCATTATGACGTCTACGCCGCGCGCAAGATGCAGGCCGCACTCGACGAAACCTACGGTCGAACCTCCAAGCGCGGCCTCTGGCTCACACCCGGTGTACAATTGCCCTTCGAGGCCGAGACGCAGTTCATCCTGGTGGTCGGCGACAAGGGTTCGGGCAAGAGCAATGTCGTGCGGGCGCTCGCGACCCAGATGGCGCAGCGGGGTGACCGCATGCTGCTCCACTGCGTCAAGGGTGACGTCACTCGGGCGTTTCGGCAGAACGAAGCTATCCTGATCGCGGCCCATCACGCCCGGGGCTGGGCCTGGGATGCCGGACGCGACGTCGCCGGGCTGGCCGGGTTCATGGAGCTTGCCGCAGCCGCAATTCCGATGTCCGACCAGCCGTTCTGGGCTCTGACGGCCCGGGCCGTCTTCGTCGACATCGGCCAGGAGCTCGCCCTGGAGCGCGGGACAGACTGGACCATCGACGATCTCGCTCGTCGCATCCTGTCCGATCCGGCCGAGATCGAGGCCCGCATCCGGCAGCTCGACCTCTCCTCCAGCCCTCTCATCGCCGAGGGACCGGACGGCCTAGCCAACACCGCGTTCGGGGTTCTGGCGACCCTGTGGTCGGCAGCCCTGAGCGCCCTGAGGCCGCTCGCGTTGGCTTGGTCCGACCTGCCGCCGGAACGGCGTTTCTCCGTTCGGGCATGGCTGTCCAAGGACTGGACCGGCCCCCGCGCCGTGATCCTCCAGACCTCACCTGAATATGACGAGCTGTCACGGCTCGTCTCGGGCACGCTGCTGAGCCGGCTCGTCAGCCTCATGAGCGATCCGGCCATCGGTATCGATCCCGACAGGCGCGTCTCGCTCGTGCTCGATGAGATGCACAGCCTCGGCCGGATCGACGGGTTCGATCAGGTCCTGGCGCTCGGCCGTGAGAAGGGTCTCGTCGTTGTTGGAGCAATCCAAAGCTTAGGTCAGCTCAAGACTATCTATGGCCATGAAGTCGGTGCCGTTGTTCAAGACTTGTTCCGCTACCGGATCTTTTCGCTGCTCTCGTCCGGAGAGTCCTCCGATACAGCCGTGTCGCTCATCGGACATCGGTTCGTGACATGGCGAGCAGCGAATGAAGCGCCCGAGCCCAACGACAAGCGCAAGTGGATCCTGAAGGAGGGCACCCGTCCGGTCGTGTCTGTCTCAACCCTGCAGGGGGCACTTGGTGTCAAGGTCGTGCGCGAGGCCATCAAGGACAAGGACGGCAAGGAGCTCAAGCCGGCGCTCAAGGAAGTGCGGGGTGTGGTGACCGGGTTCAAGGATGTCTACCGGGTCGCGTGGCCGACCACCGTCTGGCCCGAGCGGCAGAAGGGCTACATCCCCGCGGGCTGGCTCACCGCGCCGCGCCGGCTTGCCACATCCGCCGGGGTTTCGTCACAGGCGCCAGCAGCATCCTCAAACAATGCGGATGCATCCTGA